A single Lolium perenne isolate Kyuss_39 chromosome 6, Kyuss_2.0, whole genome shotgun sequence DNA region contains:
- the LOC139832695 gene encoding uncharacterized protein, with protein sequence MKAASASACSGCKTRASSSSFFTGFTSRRAALGKLVPLYRCLTRVAVGDGRRTSFWHDDWLPGGSLSISAAALFSHTTSPEATVAQALAAGVDGILAPRLSRVGALELDAIRTSLREVTLVEGADRRSLIRCSGPKNKLLTGALYKLCNLGGVSSTNADFIWRSRAPSRVMFFGWLLTLSRVQTRDTLLRKTIVDAAGAGCPLCDATLETANHMALHCPVAARFWSMIGVEVPQDAHVRDLHLLPMPPSITVETAPAFTQLCCWQLWKQRNAAVFRGTAPSLPLLLKLCRDDATLWRGRFPVPQHPGVDGWHVCLGGTQNPPS encoded by the exons ATGAAGGCGGCCTCGGCGTCCGCGTGCTCGGGCTGCAAAACGCGTGCCTCCTCGTCAAGCTTCTTCACAGGCTTCACGTCGAGACGG GCAGCGCTGGGAAAGCTGGTTCCCCTCTACCGCTGCCTCACCCGTGTCGCGGTTGGTGACGGCCGCCGCACCTCTTTCTGGCATGATGATTGGCTGCCGGGAGGGTCGTTATCTATATCCGCCGCGGCGCTCTTCTCACATACTACCTCTCCCGAGGCTACGGTCGCTCAGGCCCTGGCCGCGGGTGTGGACGGCATCCTGGCTCCGCGTCTCTCCCGGGTTGGGGCGCTGGAGCTGGACGCGATTCGGACCTCCCTCCGGGAGGTGACGCTGGTCGAGGGGGCCGACCGCCGCTccctcatccgctgctccgggccAAAGAACAAGCTGCTCACCGGCGCTCTCTACAAGCTGTGTAACTTGGGTGGTGTCAGCTCCACCAATGCGGATTTCATCTGGCGAAGCCGGGCGCCATCTAGGGTCATGTTCTTCGGGTGGCTCCTCACCCTCTCACGTGTCCAAACGCGCGACACGCTGCTCCGGAAAACCATTGTCGACGCGGCCGGCGCCGGCTGCCCCCTCTGCGACGCCACCCTTGAGACCGCCAACCACATGGCGCTCCACTGCCCCGTGGCTGCCCGTTTCTGGTCGATGATCGGCGTCGAAGTGCCGCAGGATGCGCATGTCAGAGACCTCCACCTCCTTCCCATGCCGCCGTCGATCACCGTGGAGACGGCGCCGGCCTTCACCCAGCTCTGCTGCTGGCAGCTTTGGAAGCAGCGAAATGCGGCCGTGTTTCGGGGGACGGCGccctctcttcctcttcttctaaaGCTGTGCAGGGATGATGCTACCTTGTGGCGTGGGCGGTTCCCTGTTCCACAACATCCCGGGGTCGATGGCTGGCATGTCTGCCTAGGCGGTACCCAAAACCCTCCATCCTAG